Part of the Ptiloglossa arizonensis isolate GNS036 chromosome 7, iyPtiAriz1_principal, whole genome shotgun sequence genome, TGTTTTTTGAATTGAattatgttaataattttttataagttTTAATGAATATTATATTGGCAAACATAAATACAGGACATTTTGCTGTGGCAATAAATAATGAAGAGCTTAAAAATATTATCTATATTTCTTTAGCAAGTGTGTAACAAGTTATAAACAACTTAAAtgctgaataaataaaaatagaattattatttgtaGTCGCGTACGTTCAAAAATGTTTTTACAGTTTATTGATTTTTATAAGTGTATATATTAGTCTAAAATTTAGATAGAACTTCCAAAGCTATAATATCTTGTTTATCTAATACATATACGACCATATTGCAATAAATTTTTAACTCTTATATATCATATTAgcaattaaatttgattttacaATATACCTTTGCTTAGGTATCTTTCAGAACATGACGTATAGTGTGCTATTTTTCGTcaggtttcttttttatttagtcTAGAATAAGTCTTTTGGTACTTTTAACATTTTCACAATTAACATCAACTGTCCATTTCGTCACATCTATCTTCTACTCGTTCTGTATCCATTTGATGAATTGTTCTTTTGGTTCGTTGTCTCACTGAACTTTGTTGTCcattttttaatgttttttgtgCTTGGTATATAGGTTCATATTCTTTTAATTGTGCCATAAAGCCTTCGTTAGGATTGATACAAAACCTTCTTTGTTGTATCATTGCATATGCACGTCTGAAAAGTATATCATATTctggtatatttttatatagaaaatataatgtACAGCTTtttataaaacagaaatttacgTTTGCGAGAGACCATATGTTTCCATAACATATGCTAAAACTAACGCCGCGGATCTTGATATACCGGCATTACCATGTACTAAGACTTGACCACCAGAATTTAAACCATCGTCGATAAATCCTTTAActttttgaaaatgttgaataaTGTTCTCTGTTGCTGTGTCAGCAATATTTAGAACAAGATACCTATAACACAGCTTGTTAATATAGATTACACAGAAGGAACATAATTTGACC contains:
- the LOC143148839 gene encoding serine/threonine/tyrosine-interacting protein; amino-acid sequence: MLSGDSNETHQDEETTSENGSDDYPRIPIIMEEPKEWTYTMRRHMQEVVPGLYLGPYSAASRSKLQSLLEHGITHIVCVRQDIEANFIKPNFPEKFKYLVLNIADTATENIIQHFQKVKGFIDDGLNSGGQVLVHGNAGISRSAALVLAYVMETYGLSQTRAYAMIQQRRFCINPNEGFMAQLKEYEPIYQAQKTLKNGQQSSVRQRTKRTIHQMDTERVEDRCDEMDS